Proteins from one Pithys albifrons albifrons isolate INPA30051 chromosome 2, PitAlb_v1, whole genome shotgun sequence genomic window:
- the TRMT11 gene encoding tRNA (guanine(10)-N(2))-methyltransferase homolog isoform X1: MALAAPALGRYLLLLAQEHLEFRLPELTSLLSLCGGKFSGEQEIRVNSPFWILNIPSEEMARGLMKRTVCAKSIFELWGHGTSAGELYTSLKNYPMDKMLPYLQADSTYKVHIHTFNKTLTQAQKIKKIDALEFLPFKGKVNLKNPEHIFWILEDYGMNPNNVPEEPFHLYFGRWISDGQRELIESYSVKKRHFIGNTSMDACLSFIMANHGRVKPNDVVYDPFVGTGGLLISSAHFGAYVCGTDIDYNTIHGLGKASRKNQKWRGPDENIRANLRQYGLEKYYLDALVADSSRPVWRKGMLFDAIITDPPYGIREATRRTGSQKDTVKSVEKSTENHIFVSSNYHLSDIFFDLLKFAAEYLVMGGRLVYWLPIYKPEYTEEIIPRHPCLKLISNCEQMLSSHTSRRLITMEKVKEFKDQDENSYLLDSQYMPYRGHNSFREKYFSGVTKRIAKEEKDNQK; this comes from the exons ATGGCGCTGGCGGCCCCGGCGCTCGGGCGGTACTTGCTGCTGCTGGCGCAGGAGCACCTCGAGTTCCGCCTGCCG GAATTAACGTCATTACTCTCCCTTTGTGGTGGAAAATTCAGTGGTGAGCAGGAAATTCGTGTAAAT TCTCCATTTTGGATTCTTAATATTCCTTCAGAAGAGATGGCAAGGGGACTCATGAAACGGACAGTATGTGCAAA GTCCATATTTGAACTGTGGGGTCATGGAACATCTGCAGGGGAGCTCTATACATCTTTGAAGAACTATCCAATGGACAAGATG cttccttATCTACAGGCAGACTCTACTTACAAAGTACATATTCATACATTTAATAAAACACTGACccaagcacagaaaataaaaaagattgaT GCCCTTGAATTTCTGCCattcaaaggaaaagtaaatttaaaGAATCCAGAACACATCTTCTGGATTTTGGAAGATTATGGAATGAACCCAAATAACGTTCCAGAAGAGCCCTTTCATCTGTATTTTGGTAGATGG ATTTCAGATGGCCAAAGAGAACTCATTGAATCCTACAGTGTAAAGAAGAGACACTTTATTGGAAATACAAGCATGGATGCCTGCCTGTCTTTCATTATGGCGAACCATGGGAGAGTAAAACCCAATGATGTTGTGTATGATCCATTTGTTGGAACAg GTGGCCTTCTAATCTCCTCAGCTCACTTTGGAGCATATGTGTGTGGTACTGATATAGATTACAACACAATCCATGGATTAG gcAAGGCAAGCAGAAAGAACCAGAAGTGGAGAGGGCCAGATGAAAATATTAGAGCTAATCTCCGACAGTATGGTTTAGAGAAATACTACCTCGACGCACTGGTTGCTGATTCTTCAAGACCAGTATGGCGAAAAGGGATGCTGTTTGATGCAATCATTACGGATC CACCGTATGGTATCAGAGAAGCTACTCGCAGAACGGGTTCACAAAAGGATACAGTTAAGTCAGTTGAAAAAAG CACAGAAAATCACATCTTTGTTTCATCCAATTATCATCTAAGTGACATCTTTTTTGACCTCTTGAAGTTTGCGGCGGAATATCTGGTGATGGGAGGAAGATTAGTGTACTGGCTGCCAATATACAAGCCTGA ATATACAGAAGAGATCATTCCCCGCCACCCGTGCCTGAAACTTATTAGCAACTGTGAGCAGATGCTTTCCAGCCACACATCAAGGCGCCTGATTACCATGGAAAAGGTGAAAGAATTCAAG
- the TRMT11 gene encoding tRNA (guanine(10)-N(2))-methyltransferase homolog isoform X3, giving the protein MALAAPALGRYLLLLAQEHLEFRLPELTSLLSLCGGKFSGEQEIRVNSPFWILNIPSEEMARGLMKRTVCAKSIFELWGHGTSAGELYTSLKNYPMDKMLPYLQADSTYKVHIHTFNKTLTQAQKIKKIDALEFLPFKGKVNLKNPEHIFWILEDYGMNPNNVPEEPFHLYFGRWISDGQRELIESYSVKKRHFIGNTSMDACLSFIMANHGRVKPNDVVYDPFVGTGGLLISSAHFGAYVCGTDIDYNTIHGLGKASRKNQKWRGPDENIRANLRQYGLEKYYLDALVADSSRPVWRKGMLFDAIITDPPYGIREATRRTGSQKDTVKSVEKSTENHIFVSSNYHLSDIFFDLLKFAAEYLVMGGRLVYWLPIYKPEYTEEIIPRHPCLKLISNCEQMLSSHTSRRLITMEKVKEFKES; this is encoded by the exons ATGGCGCTGGCGGCCCCGGCGCTCGGGCGGTACTTGCTGCTGCTGGCGCAGGAGCACCTCGAGTTCCGCCTGCCG GAATTAACGTCATTACTCTCCCTTTGTGGTGGAAAATTCAGTGGTGAGCAGGAAATTCGTGTAAAT TCTCCATTTTGGATTCTTAATATTCCTTCAGAAGAGATGGCAAGGGGACTCATGAAACGGACAGTATGTGCAAA GTCCATATTTGAACTGTGGGGTCATGGAACATCTGCAGGGGAGCTCTATACATCTTTGAAGAACTATCCAATGGACAAGATG cttccttATCTACAGGCAGACTCTACTTACAAAGTACATATTCATACATTTAATAAAACACTGACccaagcacagaaaataaaaaagattgaT GCCCTTGAATTTCTGCCattcaaaggaaaagtaaatttaaaGAATCCAGAACACATCTTCTGGATTTTGGAAGATTATGGAATGAACCCAAATAACGTTCCAGAAGAGCCCTTTCATCTGTATTTTGGTAGATGG ATTTCAGATGGCCAAAGAGAACTCATTGAATCCTACAGTGTAAAGAAGAGACACTTTATTGGAAATACAAGCATGGATGCCTGCCTGTCTTTCATTATGGCGAACCATGGGAGAGTAAAACCCAATGATGTTGTGTATGATCCATTTGTTGGAACAg GTGGCCTTCTAATCTCCTCAGCTCACTTTGGAGCATATGTGTGTGGTACTGATATAGATTACAACACAATCCATGGATTAG gcAAGGCAAGCAGAAAGAACCAGAAGTGGAGAGGGCCAGATGAAAATATTAGAGCTAATCTCCGACAGTATGGTTTAGAGAAATACTACCTCGACGCACTGGTTGCTGATTCTTCAAGACCAGTATGGCGAAAAGGGATGCTGTTTGATGCAATCATTACGGATC CACCGTATGGTATCAGAGAAGCTACTCGCAGAACGGGTTCACAAAAGGATACAGTTAAGTCAGTTGAAAAAAG CACAGAAAATCACATCTTTGTTTCATCCAATTATCATCTAAGTGACATCTTTTTTGACCTCTTGAAGTTTGCGGCGGAATATCTGGTGATGGGAGGAAGATTAGTGTACTGGCTGCCAATATACAAGCCTGA ATATACAGAAGAGATCATTCCCCGCCACCCGTGCCTGAAACTTATTAGCAACTGTGAGCAGATGCTTTCCAGCCACACATCAAGGCGCCTGATTACCATGGAAAAGGTGAAAGAATTCAAG
- the TRMT11 gene encoding tRNA (guanine(10)-N(2))-methyltransferase homolog isoform X2, with protein MALAAPALGRYLLLLAQEHLEFRLPELTSLLSLCGGKFSGEQEIRVNSPFWILNIPSEEMARGLMKRTVCAKSIFELWGHGTSAGELYTSLKNYPMDKMLPYLQADSTYKVHIHTFNKTLTQAQKIKKIDALEFLPFKGKVNLKNPEHIFWILEDYGMNPNNVPEEPFHLYFGRWISDGQRELIESYSVKKRHFIGNTSMDACLSFIMANHGRVKPNDVVYDPFVGTGGLLISSAHFGAYVCGTDIDYNTIHGLGKASRKNQKWRGPDENIRANLRQYGLEKYYLDALVADSSRPVWRKGMLFDAIITDPPYGIREATRRTGSQKDTVKSVEKSTENHIFVSSNYHLSDIFFDLLKFAAEYLVMGGRLVYWLPIYKPEYTEEIIPRHPCLKLISNCEQMLSSHTSRRLITMEKVKEFKSAPLWTVETWMY; from the exons ATGGCGCTGGCGGCCCCGGCGCTCGGGCGGTACTTGCTGCTGCTGGCGCAGGAGCACCTCGAGTTCCGCCTGCCG GAATTAACGTCATTACTCTCCCTTTGTGGTGGAAAATTCAGTGGTGAGCAGGAAATTCGTGTAAAT TCTCCATTTTGGATTCTTAATATTCCTTCAGAAGAGATGGCAAGGGGACTCATGAAACGGACAGTATGTGCAAA GTCCATATTTGAACTGTGGGGTCATGGAACATCTGCAGGGGAGCTCTATACATCTTTGAAGAACTATCCAATGGACAAGATG cttccttATCTACAGGCAGACTCTACTTACAAAGTACATATTCATACATTTAATAAAACACTGACccaagcacagaaaataaaaaagattgaT GCCCTTGAATTTCTGCCattcaaaggaaaagtaaatttaaaGAATCCAGAACACATCTTCTGGATTTTGGAAGATTATGGAATGAACCCAAATAACGTTCCAGAAGAGCCCTTTCATCTGTATTTTGGTAGATGG ATTTCAGATGGCCAAAGAGAACTCATTGAATCCTACAGTGTAAAGAAGAGACACTTTATTGGAAATACAAGCATGGATGCCTGCCTGTCTTTCATTATGGCGAACCATGGGAGAGTAAAACCCAATGATGTTGTGTATGATCCATTTGTTGGAACAg GTGGCCTTCTAATCTCCTCAGCTCACTTTGGAGCATATGTGTGTGGTACTGATATAGATTACAACACAATCCATGGATTAG gcAAGGCAAGCAGAAAGAACCAGAAGTGGAGAGGGCCAGATGAAAATATTAGAGCTAATCTCCGACAGTATGGTTTAGAGAAATACTACCTCGACGCACTGGTTGCTGATTCTTCAAGACCAGTATGGCGAAAAGGGATGCTGTTTGATGCAATCATTACGGATC CACCGTATGGTATCAGAGAAGCTACTCGCAGAACGGGTTCACAAAAGGATACAGTTAAGTCAGTTGAAAAAAG CACAGAAAATCACATCTTTGTTTCATCCAATTATCATCTAAGTGACATCTTTTTTGACCTCTTGAAGTTTGCGGCGGAATATCTGGTGATGGGAGGAAGATTAGTGTACTGGCTGCCAATATACAAGCCTGA ATATACAGAAGAGATCATTCCCCGCCACCCGTGCCTGAAACTTATTAGCAACTGTGAGCAGATGCTTTCCAGCCACACATCAAGGCGCCTGATTACCATGGAAAAGGTGAAAGAATTCAAG